A genome region from Labrus mixtus chromosome 9, fLabMix1.1, whole genome shotgun sequence includes the following:
- the si:dkey-202l22.6 gene encoding interferon-induced very large GTPase 1 isoform X2, producing MSVKLPKRLSSKKKSMIIPLKDNAHAEVFNKLGLEAFWTKPLDPASMLDISTWNLENQAPLDPKDLPNAFLQRLWLLSPDARSPLCKAQHDADKSSEEMINGFEGENQCEVNPLDLVSAVFMSANSFLHHEMAVRMVQCQFAVPLVLPNIDPEEPSHYLLWPLRGVLSQWRSHFPDRNGKVQEGDLASTPMPVISCVKLGHCGVSKSQVLNTVIGGETFLHRGMDGGQMPRRLSNGLVEIGWYLPTGDLARDIFPVPVVISNLRGDASTHEKHLSFLCQASSAVVIFCGDLKEKEKQLLASCNHMANKLILIDLSDKETNDNRVIGFADQNLSEYLGLPEGSVIQANALTQEELSSRLSEILKDLLPDKLKLVTLETAAKLAEEQGLSVDEGAVCKKAMAKVEEVLKGLDEGSAKFRDEQLPLQGSLWSKLAKIEKEEKKHQKESKDINSQLQQEKKDILVALSCYKMTPAMKVFTDVLFTADKVERSCFLTCMKLKLTQMQIEKQNSPQDLFTKLQTEKSDDLTGNYNVLGNGANDMIDESDSFCTDSTFEEDDSEEQPVNTELQVSGQEMELTQELQHILLKYTERTTEPQSQTKDNIESTYAVIEQQLPMMSIEKSEKKTKHKVHFEEEISDPDSKDQNSHSPSQENGILICQGKQTDESEFTLAESSTKNSAKQQMCQDVSFDHQVAKCSHPSELEPSWLGLEHFLREMGLIFELTHISPGSGSHNVLRLPSIATDLLLHGIPLELMDGDASNIPIRWLACVLAELKRRLPQDQCRTRVLTNLGVHHAQNAEVLSALFGVKFPEGRKRSTRGLYMAALCLPDYLREDMECDFLFLVDAEGLCSKSLGNKGSTLIHDNEMATVATGFSDVLMHNISSHSSAEFETNFTVIVNALLRIKESASIPICQLLVQDEGINNTLQTSQLRRVSEMLQTETRDQVTNNIDHHYAKTSSSITYVKGPWQNRALSQPVDTNYSNAMLKLKQNLFGALKKCSEKSKAKELPELFSHLCAVWDAVRAESYSIGLQNTDIALVFSLLCTELSQWEDRVLENMENWLKEAKNKIFASKTKALDAKIQNDLLNELKNEAGEEVKAEVVKLRSKVDAYMMKEDHLKMNTFKPILMSNLDELQERVTEEMKQRLETVTESHCSSTQLQKFETLLESEQHSKLHALLENSRSTNVLLKDTELEEEFESVWDKTMSSFDFRPSGTDDITARVTDILKGNLISRGLQKHIKKLEDISPNPTPTFQVYDEHFGYRSRLKHMFEDNNRLQRLEAQKVASDIIEEYSQFVAAKSRLTADFSDSYITEMLENVEKTLKDKSFEIRSAFEVDLKAYLCSSACRDFQILHDRYAKDTELLMCLTANKSRYLAQFMYQFRKRDQCQKMAQAFTSMVIKPTVLDYIYRPLGKRIVEEIRDNAQQYHSSHDFHQSLLEELLKEDCFENFLEYLLSFDNFRQKRIQKSVLAHLSESTNLNKWRQQRLGEIVGKIAAAVSQTLEGTSGVLSGTKILLESVCLTLEEDGDVEVTRAVLDGPLFSITTEWDRFVTCLMELLAEIRLDLAQEFSQNVDSNQLLQCLPVQPQDSLFNSVRGCEQQCPLCRAPCELTEMGHEVHMALLHRPRGMVPYNSSSLSCITFPGSMTEENAGQKKDTHNMSMAGDSCRSLHSLYPEWSTSTENPNDQMPGPYWRYVLARFNERFAQEYEQEPAKISDDWKKITEEEALNSLSMGFLTQQ from the exons ATGTCAGTCAAGCTACCCAAGAGGCTgagcagcaaaaagaaaagtatgaTCA TACCTCTAAAGGACAATGCACATGCGGAGGTTTTTAATAAACTTGGTCTGGAGGCCTTCTGGACTAAACCATTGGACCCAGCATCTATGTTGGACATCAGCACTTGGAACCTGGAGAACCAAGCTCCTCTGGACCCAAAGGATCTACCAAATGCTTTCCTCCAACGCCTTTGGCTGCTGAGCCCAGATGCCCGCAGTCCCTTGTGCAAAGCTCAGCATGATGCAGACAAATCATCTGAGGAAATGATTAATGGTTTTGAAGGAGAAAATCAATGTGAAGTAAACCCCCTTGATTTGGTTTCAGCTGTCTTTATGTCTGCCAACTCTTTCCTTCATCATGAGATGGCTGTGCGCATGGTGCAATGTCAATTTGCAGTGCCTCTGGTTCTTCCAAACATAGATCCAGAAGAGCCCAGTCATTACCTCCTTTGGCCCTTGAGAGGGGTTTTAAGCCAGTGGAGGTCTCACTTTCCAGATAGAAACGGAAAGGTCCAGGAGGGGGATTTGGCAAGCACACCCATGCCAGTGATTTCTTGTGTGAAGCTTGGTCACTGTGGTGTTTCGAAGTCACAGGTACTAAATACTGTTATAGGTGGAGAAACATTTCTCCACAGGGGTATGGATGGAGGACAGATGCCGAGAAGACTCTCCAATGGCTTGGTAGAGATTGGGTGGTATCTACCTACTGGAGATCTTGCAAGAGACATTTTTCCTGTCCCTGTGGTCATCTCTAACCTACGTGGTGACGCCAGTACACATGAGAAACACCTCAGCTTTCTTTGCCAGGCATCTTCAGCTGTTGTCATTTTCTGTGGGGAtcttaaagagaaagaaaaacagcttcttGCTTCATGCAATCATATGGCAAACAAGCTCATACTGATTGACCTGTCTGACAAAGAGACAAATGACAACAGGGTTATTGGGTTTGCTGATCAGAACCTTAGTGAATACTTGGGGCTTCCAGAAGGTTCAGTTATTCAAGCAAATGCTTTGACTCAGGAGGAACTGTCTAGTAGGCTGTCTGAAATCCTGAAAGATCTGTTACCAGATAAACTAAAACTTGTAACACTTGAGACAGCGGCAAAACTAGCAGAGGAGCAAGGCCTCAGTGTAGATGAAGGGGCAGTCTGTAAAAAGGCAATGGCCAAAGTAGAGGAAGTATTGAAAGGTTTAGATGAGGGATCTGCCAAATTTAGGGATGAACAGCTTCCCTTGCAAGGGTCTCTTTGGAGCAAACTGGCCAAAATcgaaaaggaagagaaaaaacatcaaaaagagaGTAAAGACATCAACTCACAACtacaacaagaaaagaaagacatctTGGTAGCATTGAGCTGTTACAAAATGACCCCAGCAATGAAGGTTTTCACTGATGTGCTTTTCACAGCAGATAAAGTGGAGAGGTCATGTTTTCTTACGTGTATGAAGCTGAAGCTTACCCAGAtgcaaattgaaaaacaaaacagtcccCAAGATTTATTCACAaaactgcagacagaaaaaagtgatGACCTGACTGGAAATTACAATGTGCTTGGAAATGGAGCCAATGACATGATAGATGAAAGTGATAGTTTCTGCACAGATTCAACATTTGAAGAAGACGACAGCGAAGAACAACCTGTAAATACTGAACTGCAAGTTTCAGGGCAAGAAATGGAATTAACCCAAGAGTTGCAGCATATTTTGCTGAAGTACACAGAGAGGACTACAGAACCACAGTCACAAACGAAGGACAATATTGAGTCCACATATGCAGTCATAGAGCAGCAGTTACCTATGATGTCAAttgagaaaagtgaaaagaagaCGAAACACAAAGTACATTTCGAAGAAGAAATTTCCGATCCAGACTCAAAGGACCAAAACTCTCATTCCCCGTCTCAAGAAAATGGAATCTTAATCTGCCAAGGGAAACAGACAGATGAATCAGAGTTTACACTAGCAGAGTCAAGTACAAAAAATTCTGCGAAGCAACAAATGTGTCAAGATGTTTCCTTTGATCATCAGGTAGCCAAATGTTCACATCCTTCTGAACTTGAACCATCTTGGCTGGGCCTTGAGCACTTCTTGCGCGAGATGGGCCTAATTTTTGAGTTAACACACATTAGCCCTGGCAGTGGGAGCCACAATGTGTTGCGTCTCCCTAGCATAGCTACAGACCTTCTTCTCCATGGAATTCCACTTGAACTGATGGATGGAGATGCCTCAAACATCCCAATCCGGTGGCTTGCCTGCGTCTTAGCAGAGCTTAAACGTCGCCTACCTCAAGACCAGTGCAGGACCCGAGTGCTGACAAACCTTGGTGTACATCATGCACAAAACGCAGAGGTTCTTTCAGCACTATTTGGGGTGAAATTTCCTGAAGGTAGGAAAAGATCAACTAGAGGGTTGTACATGGCTGCCCTTTGTCTCCCTGATTACCTAAGAGAAGACATGGAgtgtgattttttgtttttggttgatGCTGAAGGCCTCTGCTCAAAGTCCCTAGGCAACAAAGGAAGCACGCTGATTCATGACAATGAAATGGCTACTGTTGCAACAGGATTTAGTGATGTTTTAATGCATAACATCTCTTCACATTCAAGTGCTGAGTTTGAAACCAACTTCACAGTGATAGTCAATGCTCTCCTGCGCATCAAAGAATCTGCCTCCATTCCCATTTGCCAACTCTTGGTGCAGGATGAAGGAATAAATAACACATTGCAAACATCACAGCTAAGGCGTGTTTCTGAGATGCTTCAGACAGAGACTCGGGATCAAGTAACTAACAATATTGATCACCATTATGCAAAGACCTCAAGCAGCATCACCTATGTCAAAGGACCTTGGCAAAATAGAGCTCTCTCTCAACCAGTTGATACAAATTATAGTAATGCTATGTTAAAACTAAAGCAAAACTTGTTTGGGGCATTGAAGAAGTGTTCAGAGAAGTCTAAAGCCAAAGAACTGCCTGAGCTTTTTAGCCATTTATGTGCTGTGTGGGATGCAGTGAGAGCAGAATCCTATTCTATTGGTCTGCAAAATACTGACATAGCTTTGGTATTCTCTTTATTGTGCACAGAGCTTTCTCAGTGGGAGGATAGAGTTCTGGAAAACATGGAAAATTGGCTCAAGGAGGCAAAAAACAAGATCTTTGCATCAAAGACAAAGGCTTTAGATGCAAAAATCCAAAATGACCTTCTGAATGAGCTAAAGAATGAAGCCGGAGAAGAAGTCAAAGCAGAGGTGGTCAAACTCAGGTCCAAAGTAGATGCCTATATGATGAAAGAAGACCATCtcaaaatgaacacattcaAGCCAATCCTCATGAGCAATTTGGATGAACTCCAGGAGCGAGTAACTGAAGAGATGAAACAAAGGTTGGAGACAGTCACAGAGAGCCATTGCTCTTCGACACAGCTGCAAAAGTTTGAGACTTTGTTGGAATCAGAACAGCATTCAAAGCTGCATGCACTGTTGGAGAACAGCAGGTCTACAAACGTTCTCCTTAAAGATACAGAACTAGAAGAAGAATTTGAGAGTGTGTGGGATAAGACAATGTCCAGTTTTGACTTCAGGCCTTCAGGAACTGATGACATTACAGCAAGAGTGACTGATATTCTGAAAGGAAATCTAATCAGCCGTGGGCTtcagaaacacataaaaaaactggAAGATATCAGCCCAAACCCGACACCTACATTCCAGGTTTATGATGAGCACTTTGGATACCGTAGCAGATTGAAGCACATGTTTGAGGATAATAACAGGCTACAAAGGTTGGAGGCTCAAAAAGTTGCAAGCGATATCATAGAAGAATATAGTCAGTTTGTAGCAGCTAAATCTAGATTAACAGCAGATTTCTCTGACAGCTATATTACTGAAATGTTGGAGAATGTCGAAAAAACTTTGAAAGATAAATCTTTCGAAATCAGATCTGCTTTTGAAGTGGATCTGAAAGCTTATCTCTGTAGCTCTGCATGTCGAGACTTCCAAATACTACATGATCGCTATGCAAAGGACACAGAGCTTCTGATGTGTCTCACTGCAAACaagagtaggtacttggcacaGTTTATGTACCAGTTCAGGAAAAGAGACCAGTGCCAGAAAATGGCTCAAGCATTCACCTCCATGGTCATTAAACCTACAGTCTTGGACTACATTTATAGGCCACTGGGGAAGCGAATTGTCGAGGAGATCAGAGATAATGCCCAGCAGTATCACTCCTCACATGACTTCCACCAAAGCTTACTCGAAGAGTTGTTAAAGGAGGACTGCTTTGAAAATTTCCTGGAATATTTGCTATCCTTTGACAACTTTAGACAGAAAAGGATCCAGAAGTCAGTATTGGCTCACCTCTCTGAATCCACCAACTTGAATAAATGGAGGCAACAGAGACTTGGTGAAATTGTAGGAAAGATTGCAGCAGCAGTGAGCCAAACCCTGGAAGGTACCAGTGGAGTGCTCAGCGGTACAAAGATACTGTTGGAGAGCGTGTGCCTCACTTTAGAGGAAGATGGGGATGTGGAAGTCACAAGGGCAGTGCTAGATGGACCTCTCTTCAGTATCACCACAGAATGGGATCGTTTTGTCACTTGTCTAATGGAGTTACTGGCTGAAATTCGCTTGGACCTAGCTCAGGAATTCTCCCAAAATGTGGACAGTAACCAACTTCTTCAGTGCCTTCCAGTTCAGCCGCAAGACTCTCTTTTCAACAGCGTGAGAGGCTGTGAACAGCAATGTCCTCTCTGCAGAGCCCCCTGTGAGCTGACAGAGATGGGGCATGAGGTCCACATGGCTTTGCTCCACAG